Proteins from one Diorhabda carinulata isolate Delta chromosome 10, icDioCari1.1, whole genome shotgun sequence genomic window:
- the LOC130899136 gene encoding echinoderm microtubule-associated protein-like CG42247 isoform X2, translating into MLNFTFDNNTPFAVIQLQNMAASYGKKNGIWYAAPGGQGWSKAPSRKASIVDGADSQPPGGGPVKPSTGRVIRIINNTDHTVQCRVLLNLRTSQPFEEVLEDLGQVLKMNGAKRMYTVSGQEVRSFSQLRNEFADVDTFYLGSGSVGGASTPALMLSPVRRARSRAPQTAIVEDISKQRRARSKSRPRTLYAPESEIIRTNDYTLLEVLKEEPIRLTIKGLRRTFYPPLHHAPIDNTPPDKKMVLDWVYGYRGIDSKRNLWVLPTGELLYFVAAVAVMYDRDEETQRHYIGHTEDIQCMDLHPSREMVASGQRGGRNRKTQAHIRIWSTESLQTLYVFGMGEFEIGVAAVAFSNLNGGSYVLAVDGGRESILSVWQWQWGHLLGKVATLQEEIAGAVFHPLDDNLMITHGKGHLTFWNRRKDGFFERTDIIKPPSRTLVTSLQFEQDGDVITADSDGFITIYSVDADGAYFVRMEYEAHNKGVSSLIMLSEGTLLSGGEKDRRIAAWDSLQNYKKITETKLPEVFGGVRSIYPQRPGRNDGNIYVGTTKNNILEGSLQRRFNQVVFGHGRQLWGLAVHPDDEIFATAGHDKNIALWRKNKLIWVTQVSFECISLCFHPFGVALAVGSTEGHLMIMNSETGVVVNTVRVCGSPLNCVGYNPTGDLIAIASQNGSIYLFRVSRDGYSYKKSNKIRGAQPLMQLDWSSDSNFIQTVTADYDLSFWDVKTLTPEKSPIAVKDVKWYTHNTTVGFLISGIWNNRFYPMTSIISTSSRSAAHDLLITGDTDGYLRLFRYPCLSSKAEYNEEKVYSGTVACARFLFNDRNVVTVGGTDASLMLWQLVEE; encoded by the exons ATGTTGAATTTCACATTCGATAACAACACCCCATTCGCCGTTATCCAACTTCAAAATATG GCCGCCAGTTACGGGAAGAAAAACGGGATTTGGTACGCCGCTCCCGGGGGACAGGGATGGAGTAAGGCGCCGAGTAGGAAAGCCTCGATTGTCGACGGGGCGGATTCGCAACCGCCGGGCGGCGGTCCCGTCAAACCGAGCACTGGAAGAGTCATTAGAATTATCAATAATACGGATCATACGGTACAG TGTCGCGTTCTGCTCAATCTACGTACTTCCCAACCGTTCGAAGAAGTTTTAGAAGATTTGGGTCAGGTGTTGAAAATGAACGGCGCCAAACGCATGTATACGGTGTCCGGTCAAGAAGTTCGAAGTTTTTCTCAACTTCGAAACGAATTCGCCGACGTCGATACGTTCTATTTGGGTAGCGGTAGCGTCGGCGGCGCTTCGACGCCGGCCCTCATGTTGTCTCCGGTACGTAGGGCGAGATCGAGAGCCCCGCAAACGGCTATAGTCGAGGATATCAGTAAACAGAGAAGGGCGAGGAGCAAGAGCAGACCGAGGACGTTGTACGCGCCCGAGAGCGAGATCATTCGAACCAACG ATTATACGCTGTTGGAGGTGTTGAAGGAGGAACCGATCCGGTTGACCATCAAAGGACTCAGGAGGACTTTTTATCCGCCACTCCATCACGCTCCCATAGATAATACACCGCCCGATAAGAAGATGGTGCTCGATTGGGT ttaCGGCTACAGGGGAATCGATTCGAAAAGAAATTTATGGGTGCTACCTACAGGTGAGTTACTATATTTCGTAGCGGCCGTCGCGGTTATGTACGACAGAGACGAAGAAACCCAAAGACATTACATCGGCCATACTGAAGACATACAATG TATGGATCTGCATCCTTCGAGGGAAATGGTGGCTTCCGGTCAAAGGGGCGGTAGGAACCGGAAAACTCAAGCTCATATCAGAATATGGAGTACGGAGAGCCTCCAAACTTTATACGTTTTCGGTATGGGGGAGTTCGAAATCGGGGTGGCTGCGGTCGCTTTTTCGAATTTG aacgGGGGTAGTTACGTTTTGGCGGTGGACGGCGGTAGGGAGAGTATTTTATCGGTGTGGCAGTGGCAGTGGGGCCACCTTTTAGGAAAAGTTGCC ACTCTCCAAGAGGAAATCGCCGGGGCGGTTTTTCATCCCCTCGACGATAATCTGATGATAACGCACGGAAAAGGTCATTTAACTTTTTGGAATCGAAGAAAAGACGGTTTTTTCGAAAGAACCGACATCATCAAACcg CCGTCGAGGACTCTCGTTACGTCATTGCAATTCGAGCAAGACGGTGACGTCATCACGGCCGATAGCGACGGTTTCATCACTATTTACAGCGTCGACGCCGACGGCGCTTATTTCGTTCGTATGGAATACGAGGCGCACAATAAGGGCGTCAGTTCATTGATTATGTTATCGGAAGGTACTTTGTTATCGGGTGGGGAGAAGGATAGGAGGATAGCGGCGTGGGAtagtttacaaaattataaaaagatcACCGAAACCAAG CTACCGGAAGTGTTCGGCGGCGTAAGATCGATATACCCACAAAGACCCGGTAGAAACGACGGAAATATATACGTGGGTACTACGAAAAATAACATTCTCGAAGGATCTCTACAACGACGATTCAATCAA GTGGTGTTCGGACACGGAAGACAATTATGGGGCTTGGCCGTACATCCCGACGACGAAATCTTCGCGACGGCCGGTCACGATAAAAACATCGCCCTGTGGAggaaaaacaaactaatttgGGTGACGCAAGTTTCCTTCGAATGCATTTCGTTGTGTTTTCATCCTTTCGGCGTCGCTCTGGCCGTCGGAAGCACCGAAGGTCACCTGATGATAATGAATTCCGAAACGGGGGTGGTCGTCAATACCGTCAGGGTATGCGGATCGCCCTTGAATTGCGTCGGGTACAATCCGA CGGGGGATTTGATCGCCATAGCGTCACAAAATGGGAGCATATATTTGTTCAGAGTCAGTCGCGACGGTTATTCGtataaaaaatcgaataagATAAGGGGGGCGCAACCCCTAATGCAATTGGATTGGAGCTCCGATAGTAATTTCATTCAAACTGTCACTGCCGATTACGATTTGTCATTTT GGGACGTCAAAACTTTAACGCCCGAAAAAAGTCCGATAGCAGTAAAAGACGTCAAATGGTATACTCACAATACCACCGTCGGTTTTTTGATATCAG gtATCTGGAACAATAGGTTCTACCCTATGACGTCAATTATAAGTACCTCGAGTCGTTCCGCCGCCCACGATCTACTAATAACCGGCGATACCGACGGTTATTTAAGATTATTTAG ATATCCATGTTTGAGTTCGAAGGCCGAATACAACGAAGAGAAAGTTTACAGCGGTACCGTGGCGTGCGCCAGGTTCCTCTTCAACGACAGGAACGTCGTCACCGTCGGCGGTACCGACGCTTCGTTGATGTTGTGGCAATTGGTGGAGGAATAG
- the LOC130899136 gene encoding echinoderm microtubule-associated protein-like CG42247 isoform X1, whose amino-acid sequence MSVAPSRSGSRMQHYDNEEETAALETSDRNGESTKDGVVDIRDEDDKLSNNGDASPHRNAASNGIRKLEKDPDTDEEDNEVGNTNGGYWPPSMADNASEASSMVPLPNRPKSRAEMTMTASRYNNLSYWRARRVIFYKNGDPFFPGIEFRFKPGRDIVSLESLLDKLSLRMDLPRGARYIFSMDGDRKFRLDELEDGASYVVSSYKAFKAASYGKKNGIWYAAPGGQGWSKAPSRKASIVDGADSQPPGGGPVKPSTGRVIRIINNTDHTVQCRVLLNLRTSQPFEEVLEDLGQVLKMNGAKRMYTVSGQEVRSFSQLRNEFADVDTFYLGSGSVGGASTPALMLSPVRRARSRAPQTAIVEDISKQRRARSKSRPRTLYAPESEIIRTNDYTLLEVLKEEPIRLTIKGLRRTFYPPLHHAPIDNTPPDKKMVLDWVYGYRGIDSKRNLWVLPTGELLYFVAAVAVMYDRDEETQRHYIGHTEDIQCMDLHPSREMVASGQRGGRNRKTQAHIRIWSTESLQTLYVFGMGEFEIGVAAVAFSNLNGGSYVLAVDGGRESILSVWQWQWGHLLGKVATLQEEIAGAVFHPLDDNLMITHGKGHLTFWNRRKDGFFERTDIIKPPSRTLVTSLQFEQDGDVITADSDGFITIYSVDADGAYFVRMEYEAHNKGVSSLIMLSEGTLLSGGEKDRRIAAWDSLQNYKKITETKLPEVFGGVRSIYPQRPGRNDGNIYVGTTKNNILEGSLQRRFNQVVFGHGRQLWGLAVHPDDEIFATAGHDKNIALWRKNKLIWVTQVSFECISLCFHPFGVALAVGSTEGHLMIMNSETGVVVNTVRVCGSPLNCVGYNPTGDLIAIASQNGSIYLFRVSRDGYSYKKSNKIRGAQPLMQLDWSSDSNFIQTVTADYDLSFWDVKTLTPEKSPIAVKDVKWYTHNTTVGFLISGIWNNRFYPMTSIISTSSRSAAHDLLITGDTDGYLRLFRYPCLSSKAEYNEEKVYSGTVACARFLFNDRNVVTVGGTDASLMLWQLVEE is encoded by the exons ATG TCGGTAGCGCCATCTCGATCCGGCAGTCGGATGCAGCACTACGATAACGAAGAAGAAACCGCCGCTTTAGAAACGAGCGATCGTAACGGCGAATCGACGAAAGATGGCGTCGTCGATATCCGGGACGAAGACGACAAACTGTCCAACAACGGAGACGCCAGTCCGCATCGAAACGCCGCGTCGAACGGTATaaggaaattagaaaaagatcCTGATACCGACGAGGAAGATAACGAAGTCGGTAATACGAACG GTGGATATTGGCCTCCTTCTATGGCCGACAATGCCAGCGAAGCGTCTTCGATGGTTCCCTTGCCGAATAGACCGAAGAGTCGCGCCGAAATGACGATGACCGCCAGCAGATACAACAATTTGTCCTATTGGAGGGCCAGAAGggtgattttttataaaaacggCGATCCCTTCTTTCCCGGCATAGAATTTAG ATTCAAACCCGGTAGGGATATAGTGAGTTTGGAATCCTTGTTGGATAAATTGTCCTTGAGGATGGATCTTCCACGTGGAGCtaggtatattttttccatGGACGGGGATAGGAAATTTAGGTTGGACGAATTGGAAGATGGCGCTTCGTACGTTGTTTCGTCTTATAAGGCTTTCAAG GCCGCCAGTTACGGGAAGAAAAACGGGATTTGGTACGCCGCTCCCGGGGGACAGGGATGGAGTAAGGCGCCGAGTAGGAAAGCCTCGATTGTCGACGGGGCGGATTCGCAACCGCCGGGCGGCGGTCCCGTCAAACCGAGCACTGGAAGAGTCATTAGAATTATCAATAATACGGATCATACGGTACAG TGTCGCGTTCTGCTCAATCTACGTACTTCCCAACCGTTCGAAGAAGTTTTAGAAGATTTGGGTCAGGTGTTGAAAATGAACGGCGCCAAACGCATGTATACGGTGTCCGGTCAAGAAGTTCGAAGTTTTTCTCAACTTCGAAACGAATTCGCCGACGTCGATACGTTCTATTTGGGTAGCGGTAGCGTCGGCGGCGCTTCGACGCCGGCCCTCATGTTGTCTCCGGTACGTAGGGCGAGATCGAGAGCCCCGCAAACGGCTATAGTCGAGGATATCAGTAAACAGAGAAGGGCGAGGAGCAAGAGCAGACCGAGGACGTTGTACGCGCCCGAGAGCGAGATCATTCGAACCAACG ATTATACGCTGTTGGAGGTGTTGAAGGAGGAACCGATCCGGTTGACCATCAAAGGACTCAGGAGGACTTTTTATCCGCCACTCCATCACGCTCCCATAGATAATACACCGCCCGATAAGAAGATGGTGCTCGATTGGGT ttaCGGCTACAGGGGAATCGATTCGAAAAGAAATTTATGGGTGCTACCTACAGGTGAGTTACTATATTTCGTAGCGGCCGTCGCGGTTATGTACGACAGAGACGAAGAAACCCAAAGACATTACATCGGCCATACTGAAGACATACAATG TATGGATCTGCATCCTTCGAGGGAAATGGTGGCTTCCGGTCAAAGGGGCGGTAGGAACCGGAAAACTCAAGCTCATATCAGAATATGGAGTACGGAGAGCCTCCAAACTTTATACGTTTTCGGTATGGGGGAGTTCGAAATCGGGGTGGCTGCGGTCGCTTTTTCGAATTTG aacgGGGGTAGTTACGTTTTGGCGGTGGACGGCGGTAGGGAGAGTATTTTATCGGTGTGGCAGTGGCAGTGGGGCCACCTTTTAGGAAAAGTTGCC ACTCTCCAAGAGGAAATCGCCGGGGCGGTTTTTCATCCCCTCGACGATAATCTGATGATAACGCACGGAAAAGGTCATTTAACTTTTTGGAATCGAAGAAAAGACGGTTTTTTCGAAAGAACCGACATCATCAAACcg CCGTCGAGGACTCTCGTTACGTCATTGCAATTCGAGCAAGACGGTGACGTCATCACGGCCGATAGCGACGGTTTCATCACTATTTACAGCGTCGACGCCGACGGCGCTTATTTCGTTCGTATGGAATACGAGGCGCACAATAAGGGCGTCAGTTCATTGATTATGTTATCGGAAGGTACTTTGTTATCGGGTGGGGAGAAGGATAGGAGGATAGCGGCGTGGGAtagtttacaaaattataaaaagatcACCGAAACCAAG CTACCGGAAGTGTTCGGCGGCGTAAGATCGATATACCCACAAAGACCCGGTAGAAACGACGGAAATATATACGTGGGTACTACGAAAAATAACATTCTCGAAGGATCTCTACAACGACGATTCAATCAA GTGGTGTTCGGACACGGAAGACAATTATGGGGCTTGGCCGTACATCCCGACGACGAAATCTTCGCGACGGCCGGTCACGATAAAAACATCGCCCTGTGGAggaaaaacaaactaatttgGGTGACGCAAGTTTCCTTCGAATGCATTTCGTTGTGTTTTCATCCTTTCGGCGTCGCTCTGGCCGTCGGAAGCACCGAAGGTCACCTGATGATAATGAATTCCGAAACGGGGGTGGTCGTCAATACCGTCAGGGTATGCGGATCGCCCTTGAATTGCGTCGGGTACAATCCGA CGGGGGATTTGATCGCCATAGCGTCACAAAATGGGAGCATATATTTGTTCAGAGTCAGTCGCGACGGTTATTCGtataaaaaatcgaataagATAAGGGGGGCGCAACCCCTAATGCAATTGGATTGGAGCTCCGATAGTAATTTCATTCAAACTGTCACTGCCGATTACGATTTGTCATTTT GGGACGTCAAAACTTTAACGCCCGAAAAAAGTCCGATAGCAGTAAAAGACGTCAAATGGTATACTCACAATACCACCGTCGGTTTTTTGATATCAG gtATCTGGAACAATAGGTTCTACCCTATGACGTCAATTATAAGTACCTCGAGTCGTTCCGCCGCCCACGATCTACTAATAACCGGCGATACCGACGGTTATTTAAGATTATTTAG ATATCCATGTTTGAGTTCGAAGGCCGAATACAACGAAGAGAAAGTTTACAGCGGTACCGTGGCGTGCGCCAGGTTCCTCTTCAACGACAGGAACGTCGTCACCGTCGGCGGTACCGACGCTTCGTTGATGTTGTGGCAATTGGTGGAGGAATAG